One stretch of Acropora muricata isolate sample 2 chromosome 12, ASM3666990v1, whole genome shotgun sequence DNA includes these proteins:
- the LOC136892236 gene encoding zinc finger protein 260-like produces MGVGTRSSAKKTEEEEEIKAKEVAIKVDAETQTDPEITGVDADDFEEDDGEESGSDSSDDEDDELEAGEDGLIKSVDKGTSSKPVRRKIIELKYYFGEDLPDAELNKLAQADVIVPPGLEVKESSIPKAGRGVFAKCVIPKHDFFGPFVGKKIPAEEAKKYKDSLYMWEVRDDYGKLMHLIDGRDAFQSNWLRYVNSSSSVTEQNIRVVQYDGNIYYMATKQIEIGQELLAFHGEKFARILGIKRPKRKAKETEPNDDESFACKNCGKMYSNPASLIGHLKYKCNTGQQRSIFVPQPVGPRAAIPKIKVTEEYARQQNEKLKKFKCDECGKAFIRNYTLQCHKLIHTGVKEHKCTECGKEFTLLKHLQRHQLVHTGEKPYKCHLCGRAFSQQGSLQAHSRTHTGVKPYSCKICGRAFALQSPLLSHMRTHSKEKTFKCDICDKAFTHRNTLSRHQLIHTGVRPFKCDVCGKTFTQTNDLKRHSRIHTGVRPYKCHICGKAFTVEFTLVCHIRTHTGVRPYKCDHCEKTFTQPGARLKHVRNYHPDKPLPKKETFKATSAESFATVSSQNTVISTTTCANNSQASSSSANTDNSATIPDDEITENSNPVVSDTEMVQLPDDTVVLSVS; encoded by the exons ATGGGAGTCGGAACGCGTTCGTCAGCTAAAAAAACCGAAG AGGAGGAGGAGATAAAGGCAAAAGAAGTGGCTATTAAAGTTGACGCTGAAACTCAAACCGACCCTGAAATAACGGGAGTAGACGCGGATGATTTCGAAGAAGATGATGGCGAAGAATCTGGCTCAGATAGCAgcgatgatgaagatgatgaattAGAAGCTGGGGAAGACGGACTAATTAAAAGTGTCGACAAAGGAACTTCATCCAAGCCAGTGCGCCGCAAAATTATCGAGCTTAAGTATTACTTCGGAGAAGATTTGCCCGACGCGGAGCTCAACAAAC TTGCACAAGCAGATGTTATTGTTCCTCCTGGACTAGAAGTCAAGGAATCAAGCATTCCAAAGGCTGGCAGAGGAGTTTTTGCTAAGTGTGTTATTCCAAAGCATGACTTCTTTGGACCATTTGTGGGTAAAAAGATTCCAGCAGAAGAGGCAAAGAAGTACAAAGACTCTTTGTACATGTGGGAG GTGCGAGATGACTACGGGAAGCTGATGCATTTGATAGATGGTCGTGATGCTTTCCAGTCTAATTGGCTTCGTTATGTCAACTCTTCTAGCAGTGTGACTGAACAAAATATTCGTGTTGTTCAGTATGATGGCAATATCTACTATATGGCAACAAAGCAGATTGAAATTGGACAGGAACTGTTAGCATTTCATGGTGAAAAATTTGCACGAATCCTTGGAATTAAGCGACCTAAGAGGAAAGCAAAAG aaaCTGAACCCAATGATGAtgaaagctttgcttgtaaaaacTGTGGAAAGATGTACAGTAACCCTGCATCACTGATTGGACATCTGAAGTACAAGTGTAACACAG GTCAGCAAAGAAGTATTTTTGTGCCTCAGCCTGTTGGTCCACGAGCTGCAATTCCTAAGATAAAAGTCACTGAGGAATATGCCCGCCAACAGAATGAGAAACTAAAGAAGTTCAAGTGTGATGAATGTGGCAAGGCATTCATTCGCAACTACACCTTACAATGCCACAAGTTGATCCATACTGGTGTGAAAGAGCACAAGTGCACAGAGTGTGGCAAAGAGTTCACTCTCTTGAAGCATTTGCAACGACACCAGCTTGtacacactggagagaagccttacAAGTGTCACCTCTGTGGCCGTGCCTTCTCTCAGCAAGGCAGCCTTCAAGCTCACAGCCGCACCCACACTGGAGTTAAACCATATTCCTGCAAGATATGTGGAAGGGCCTTTGCACTCCAGTCTCCTCTTCTTTCTCACATGAGGACACACAGCAAAGAGAAGACATTCAAATGTGATATCTGCGACAAGGCGTTTACACACAGAAATACATTGTCCAGACATCAGCTCATTCACACTGGTGTTCGTCCATTTAAGTGTGATGTCTGTGGAAAAACATTCACACAGACCAATGATTTAAAGCGCCACAGTCGCATTCACACTGGTGTGCGTCCTTACAAGTGTCACATCTGTGGTAAAGCCTTTACAGTCGAGTTCACTTTGGTTTGCCACATCCGAACACACACAGGTGTTCGTCCTTACAAGTGTGATCATTGTGAAAAGACATTCACTCAGCCAGGTGCCCGTCTGAAACATGTGAGGAACTACCACCCTGACAAGCCACTTCCTAAAAAG gAAACTTTTAAAGCCACATCTGCAGAATCTTTTGCAACTGTCAGTTCGCAAAATACAGTGATTTCTACTACAACCTGTGCAAACAACTCCCAAGCATCCAGTAGTTCTGCTAATACTGATAACTCAGCCACTATTCCTGATGATGAGATAACAGAGAATTCCAACCCTGTCGTCAGTGATACTGAAATGGTTCAATTACCTGATGACACTGTAGTGTTGTCTGTCTCCTAA